From the Vidua chalybeata isolate OUT-0048 chromosome 28, bVidCha1 merged haplotype, whole genome shotgun sequence genome, one window contains:
- the ADAM28 gene encoding disintegrin and metalloproteinase domain-containing protein 28 yields the protein MKILLISALLLHLLQQGSSRGKFPGAEQYEIVYPQKLHAVHRRSVGTSSESKYDDIVKYGIKANGEEVVLQLRKNRDLLAGDYSETLYSADGRQITTTPRIKDHCYYGGHVEGDAESVASISTCTGLSGYFETRGQKFLIEPLGASDRAEHVVYKYEALKQEPIKTCGLVNNSWEQDSSDPINDIFKSSNNPEMKAYLKARKYLELYVVADNALYKKYDEDVKNIRQRIFGIVNYINTVYKAINTHVALVGLEVWTDGDKCPLSRNAGFTLDTFSKWRLADLLKRKRNDNAQLITGLDFEGTTIGLAFLKSICSDLYSAGIIQDHNRNEVAVAATMAHEMGHNLGMSHDTEACSCSDHICIMTDTVSSVIPKEFSSCSLQSFEKFMLADMPRCLTNVPELSSIIAPASCGNGFVEKGEECDCGTPEECTNECCDPESCKLSSGAACAHGDCCENCQFKKSGWVCRAVKDDCDLAEMCTGHSSSCPEDRFRVNGHPCNLGEGYCYMGTCPTRDSQCKAAFGPQATDGPASCYHMNERGAYFGYCRKEQGTHLPCKKKDKMCGKLYCSGGREMPRDGSLLSFSSCKGSFPRSGEEDPGMILDGTKCGNGMVCSHGECVHAEEVFRSTNCSAKCSGHAVCDHELQCQCEEGWAPPNCDSSSALTSIAVAAGVLAVLAVTAAAAVLLTHFRGFHKSHQTRRGPGATNQVFVDQEQSCREQPVLVPPAQKVIDKKVLPVPPPQENKPQRQSPVLRPKGPPPPVPSTKPGSSHLEEKFAPERKAPPVPVLKGKPPPPPQALKPPMNPRV from the exons ATGAAAATCCTCCTCatctctgctcttctgctgcATCTCCTCCAACAAG gaagcagcagagggaagttccctggagctgagcaatATGAAATCGTTTACCCACAGAAACTGCACGCGGTGCACAGGAGAAGTGTAGGAACAAGCTCAGAG AGCAAATATGATGACATAGTGAAGTATGGGATCAAAGCCAACGGAGAGGAAGTGGTGCTGCAGCTCCGAAAAAATCG GGATCTCCTGGCTGGGGATTATTCTGAAACTCTTTATTCTGCTGACGGCCGACAAATAACGACAACTCCTCGCATCAAG gATCACTGTTACTATGGAGGCCACGTGGAGGGTGATGCTGAGTCTGTGGCAAGCATCAGCACCTGCACAGGGCTCAG TGGCTATTTTGAGACCCGTGGCCAGAAGTTCCTCATTGAGCCCCTGGGAGCCTCGGACAGGGCTGAACACGTGGTTTATAAATATGAGGCCCTTAAACAAGAGCCCATCAAAACCTGTGGGCTGGTCAACAACTCCTGGGAACAGGACTCCAGTGACCCCATCAATGACATCTTCAAGTCCAGCAATAATCCAGAG ATGAAAGCCTACCTGAAAGCAAGGAAGTACCTGGAGCTCTACGTCGTTGCAGACAATGCTTTG TACAAGAAATACGATGaagatgttaaaaatataaGACAAAGAATATTTGGAATAGTCAACTACATCAACACG GTTTATAAAGCCATCAACACCCACGTGGCTCTGGTTGGCCTGGAGGTGTGGACAGATGGGGACAAGTGTCCCCTGAGCAGGAACGCAGGGTTCACCCTGGACACCTTCTCCAAGTGGCGTCTGGCGGATCTGCTCAAGAGGAAAAGGAACGACAACGCTCAGCTCATCAC AGGTCTGGACTTCGAGGGCACCACGATTGGATTGGCCTTCCTCAAATCCATATGCAGTGATTTATACTCTGCAGGTATTATTCAG GACCACAACAGGAACGAGGTTGCAGTGGCAGCCACCATGGCCCACGAGATGGGGCACAACCTGGGCATGAGCCACGACACCGAGGCCTGCTCGTGCAGCGACCACATCTGCATCATGACAGACACTGTCAG CTCCGTGATCCCCAAGgagttcagctcctgcagcctgcagagcttTGAGAAGTTCATGCTGGCTGACATGCCCAGGTGCCTGACCAACgtgccagagctgagcagcatCATCGCCCCAGCGTCCTGCGGGAACGGATTCgtggagaagggagaggaatGTGACTGTGGCACCCCTGAG GAGTGCACCAACGAGTGCTGTGACCCCGAGAGCTGCAAGCTGAGCTCGGGAGCTGCCTGTGCACACGGGGACTGCTGTGAGAACTGCCAG TTCAAGAAGTCGGGCTGGGTGTGCCGGGCGGTGAAAGACGACTGTGACCTGGCTGAGATGTGCACGGGGCactcctccagctgccctgaggaTCGATTCCGGGTCAACGGGCACCCCTGCAACCTTGGAGAGGGATATTGCTACATGGGCACCTGTCCCACCCGCGACAGCCAGTGCAAAGCTGCCTTTGGGCCAC AGGCCACAGATGGCCCAGCCTCCTGCTACCACATGAACGAGAGGGGGGCGTATTTCGGATactgcaggaaggagcaggggaCTCACCTCCCGTGCAAGAAAAA AGACAAAATGTGTGGAAAGCTCTACTGTTCTGGAGGGAGGGAGATGCCTCGGGATGGGAGCCTGCTGTCCTTTAGTTCCTGCAAAGGCAGCTTCCCCAGGAGTGGAGAGGAGGATCCAGGGATGATCCTGGATGGAACCAagtgtgggaatgggatg GTGTGCAGCCATGGGGAGTGTGTCCATGCTGAGGAGGTCTTCAGATCCACCAACTGCTCTGCCAAGTGCTCTGGCCATGCT gtgtgtgACCACGAGCTGCAGTGCCAGTGTGAGGAGGGGTGGGCACCCCCGAACTGCGACAGCTCCTCAGCCCTCACCA gcatTGCTGTGGCTGCCGGGGTGctggctgtcctggctgtcactgcagctgcagctgtgctgctcaccCACTTCCGAGGCTTCCACAAGAG CCACCAGACCAGGAGGGGACCTGGAGCCACCAACCAGGTGTTTGTGgatcaggagcagagctgcagagaacagcctgtgctggtgccaccTGCCCAGAAG GTAATTGATAAGAAAGTTCTTCCCGTGCCTCCACCTCAGGAGAACAAACCCCAGCGTCAGAGT cctgtcCTGAGGCCCAAAGGTCCCCCACCTCCCGTTCCTTCCACCAAACCCGGCTCTTCCCACCTGGAGGAGAAGTTT GCTCCAGAGAGAAAAGCTCCTCCTGTGCCCGTGCTCAAAGGCAAACCCCCACCTCCACCCCAG GCTTTAAAGCCCCCGATGAATCCCAGGGTCTGA